From a region of the Phragmites australis chromosome 21, lpPhrAust1.1, whole genome shotgun sequence genome:
- the LOC133903348 gene encoding glycosyltransferase-like KOBITO 1 isoform X3, translating to MEMAIVMARDVGMDWIIHLDTDELLYPGGAAEYSVRRSLAEVPRDADMVIFPNYESSVERHNIKDPFSEVRRLAKKRRCLAILCLPIRVAGRSSTLYSELNVLVWSLRVSMFKKNYDHLHKDTYFGMNKEATRGNPNYFLTYGNGKSAARIQDHLCPNGALRWHNYAKSPNEIKLEEAAVLHYTYTKFSDLTFRRDRCGCKPTIEDVKRCFMLDFDRAAFIIASTASEEEMRRWYNERVVWNDKQLNLKLLRKGMLTRIYTPIVRNNAGAQKLIVTSQ from the exons ATGGAGATGGCTATTGTAATGGCACGG GATGTTGGCATGGATTGGATCATACATCTAGACACTGATGAGTTACTATATCCCGGTGGAGCTGCTGAGTATTCGGTTAGGCGTTCGTTAGCTGAGGTCCCTCGTGATGCTGACATGGTTATTTTTCCAAACTAT GAAAGCAGTGTTGAGCGCCACAATATAAAAGATCCGTTCAGCGAA gttcgcaggttggcgaaaaagaggcggtgtttggctattttgtgcctgccgatcagggtggcgggcaggagtagcacactctactccgaactcaatgttttggtatggagtctaagg GTATCTATGTTCAAGAAGAATTATGATCATCTCCATAAAGATACTTACTTTGGCATGAATAAGGAAGCAACACGAGGAAATCCTAACTATTTTCTCACTTACGGTAATGGAAAATCTGCTGCACGAATTCAAGACCATCTCTGTCCTAATGGTGCACTCAGATGGCATAACTATGCAAAGAGCCCAAA TGAGATCAAGTTGGAGGAGGCTGCAGTTCTGCACTATACATACACCAAATTTTCAGATTTGACATTTAGACGTGATCGATGTGGATGCAAGCCTACAATAGAAGATGTTAAAAGATGTTTTATGTTGGATTTTGACAGAGCA GCATTTATAATTGCATCAACTGCTAGTGAAGAGGAAATGCGTCGCTG GTACAACGAACGTGTTGTGTGGAATGATAAGCAGCTCAATCTAAAGCTTCTCAGGAAAGGAATGCTAACTCGCATATACACCCCAATAGTGCGTAATAATGCTGGTGCACAGAAACTGATAGTGACTTCACAGTGA
- the LOC133903348 gene encoding glycosyltransferase-like KOBITO 1 isoform X1, with the protein MEMAIVMARDVGMDWIIHLDTDELLYPGGAAEYSVRRSLAEVPRDADMVIFPNYESSVERHNIKDPFSENTPIRRSRRPRSISWRRTFVNQCIKVRRLAKKRRCLAILCLPIRVAGRSSTLYSELNVLVWSLRVSMFKKNYDHLHKDTYFGMNKEATRGNPNYFLTYGNGKSAARIQDHLCPNGALRWHNYAKSPNEIKLEEAAVLHYTYTKFSDLTFRRDRCGCKPTIEDVKRCFMLDFDRAAFIIASTASEEEMRRWYNERVVWNDKQLNLKLLRKGMLTRIYTPIVRNNAGAQKLIVTSQ; encoded by the exons ATGGAGATGGCTATTGTAATGGCACGG GATGTTGGCATGGATTGGATCATACATCTAGACACTGATGAGTTACTATATCCCGGTGGAGCTGCTGAGTATTCGGTTAGGCGTTCGTTAGCTGAGGTCCCTCGTGATGCTGACATGGTTATTTTTCCAAACTAT GAAAGCAGTGTTGAGCGCCACAATATAAAAGATCCGTTCAGCGAA aacacgccgatccgtcgatcccgaaGACCGAGGTCGATCTCGTggcgccgcacctttgtgaaccagtgcatcaag gttcgcaggttggcgaaaaagaggcggtgtttggctattttgtgcctgccgatcagggtggcgggcaggagtagcacactctactccgaactcaatgttttggtatggagtctaagg GTATCTATGTTCAAGAAGAATTATGATCATCTCCATAAAGATACTTACTTTGGCATGAATAAGGAAGCAACACGAGGAAATCCTAACTATTTTCTCACTTACGGTAATGGAAAATCTGCTGCACGAATTCAAGACCATCTCTGTCCTAATGGTGCACTCAGATGGCATAACTATGCAAAGAGCCCAAA TGAGATCAAGTTGGAGGAGGCTGCAGTTCTGCACTATACATACACCAAATTTTCAGATTTGACATTTAGACGTGATCGATGTGGATGCAAGCCTACAATAGAAGATGTTAAAAGATGTTTTATGTTGGATTTTGACAGAGCA GCATTTATAATTGCATCAACTGCTAGTGAAGAGGAAATGCGTCGCTG GTACAACGAACGTGTTGTGTGGAATGATAAGCAGCTCAATCTAAAGCTTCTCAGGAAAGGAATGCTAACTCGCATATACACCCCAATAGTGCGTAATAATGCTGGTGCACAGAAACTGATAGTGACTTCACAGTGA
- the LOC133903348 gene encoding glycosyltransferase-like KOBITO 1 isoform X4 → MEMAIVMARDVGMDWIIHLDTDELLYPGGAAEYSVRRSLAEVPRDADMVIFPNYESSVERHNIKDPFSEVRRLAKKRRCLAILCLPIRVAGRSSTLYSELNVLVSMFKKNYDHLHKDTYFGMNKEATRGNPNYFLTYGNGKSAARIQDHLCPNGALRWHNYAKSPNEIKLEEAAVLHYTYTKFSDLTFRRDRCGCKPTIEDVKRCFMLDFDRAAFIIASTASEEEMRRWYNERVVWNDKQLNLKLLRKGMLTRIYTPIVRNNAGAQKLIVTSQ, encoded by the exons ATGGAGATGGCTATTGTAATGGCACGG GATGTTGGCATGGATTGGATCATACATCTAGACACTGATGAGTTACTATATCCCGGTGGAGCTGCTGAGTATTCGGTTAGGCGTTCGTTAGCTGAGGTCCCTCGTGATGCTGACATGGTTATTTTTCCAAACTAT GAAAGCAGTGTTGAGCGCCACAATATAAAAGATCCGTTCAGCGAA gttcgcaggttggcgaaaaagaggcggtgtttggctattttgtgcctgccgatcagggtggcgggcaggagtagcacactctactccgaactcaatgttttg GTATCTATGTTCAAGAAGAATTATGATCATCTCCATAAAGATACTTACTTTGGCATGAATAAGGAAGCAACACGAGGAAATCCTAACTATTTTCTCACTTACGGTAATGGAAAATCTGCTGCACGAATTCAAGACCATCTCTGTCCTAATGGTGCACTCAGATGGCATAACTATGCAAAGAGCCCAAA TGAGATCAAGTTGGAGGAGGCTGCAGTTCTGCACTATACATACACCAAATTTTCAGATTTGACATTTAGACGTGATCGATGTGGATGCAAGCCTACAATAGAAGATGTTAAAAGATGTTTTATGTTGGATTTTGACAGAGCA GCATTTATAATTGCATCAACTGCTAGTGAAGAGGAAATGCGTCGCTG GTACAACGAACGTGTTGTGTGGAATGATAAGCAGCTCAATCTAAAGCTTCTCAGGAAAGGAATGCTAACTCGCATATACACCCCAATAGTGCGTAATAATGCTGGTGCACAGAAACTGATAGTGACTTCACAGTGA
- the LOC133903348 gene encoding glycosyltransferase-like KOBITO 1 isoform X2, with the protein MEMAIVMARDVGMDWIIHLDTDELLYPGGAAEYSVRRSLAEVPRDADMVIFPNYESSVERHNIKDPFSENTPIRRSRRPRSISWRRTFVNQCIKVRRLAKKRRCLAILCLPIRVAGRSSTLYSELNVLVSMFKKNYDHLHKDTYFGMNKEATRGNPNYFLTYGNGKSAARIQDHLCPNGALRWHNYAKSPNEIKLEEAAVLHYTYTKFSDLTFRRDRCGCKPTIEDVKRCFMLDFDRAAFIIASTASEEEMRRWYNERVVWNDKQLNLKLLRKGMLTRIYTPIVRNNAGAQKLIVTSQ; encoded by the exons ATGGAGATGGCTATTGTAATGGCACGG GATGTTGGCATGGATTGGATCATACATCTAGACACTGATGAGTTACTATATCCCGGTGGAGCTGCTGAGTATTCGGTTAGGCGTTCGTTAGCTGAGGTCCCTCGTGATGCTGACATGGTTATTTTTCCAAACTAT GAAAGCAGTGTTGAGCGCCACAATATAAAAGATCCGTTCAGCGAA aacacgccgatccgtcgatcccgaaGACCGAGGTCGATCTCGTggcgccgcacctttgtgaaccagtgcatcaag gttcgcaggttggcgaaaaagaggcggtgtttggctattttgtgcctgccgatcagggtggcgggcaggagtagcacactctactccgaactcaatgttttg GTATCTATGTTCAAGAAGAATTATGATCATCTCCATAAAGATACTTACTTTGGCATGAATAAGGAAGCAACACGAGGAAATCCTAACTATTTTCTCACTTACGGTAATGGAAAATCTGCTGCACGAATTCAAGACCATCTCTGTCCTAATGGTGCACTCAGATGGCATAACTATGCAAAGAGCCCAAA TGAGATCAAGTTGGAGGAGGCTGCAGTTCTGCACTATACATACACCAAATTTTCAGATTTGACATTTAGACGTGATCGATGTGGATGCAAGCCTACAATAGAAGATGTTAAAAGATGTTTTATGTTGGATTTTGACAGAGCA GCATTTATAATTGCATCAACTGCTAGTGAAGAGGAAATGCGTCGCTG GTACAACGAACGTGTTGTGTGGAATGATAAGCAGCTCAATCTAAAGCTTCTCAGGAAAGGAATGCTAACTCGCATATACACCCCAATAGTGCGTAATAATGCTGGTGCACAGAAACTGATAGTGACTTCACAGTGA
- the LOC133903347 gene encoding stearoyl-[acyl-carrier-protein] 9-desaturase, chloroplastic-like, with the protein MMMMVTTVVCCVSGVAPSSWKKRTPPPAAVAFRRRMIISCVTATCSSSRREKVATPAEVLRSLEGWAESNILPLLKPVDRSWQPHDLLPDSASPGFREAVDELRARAREIPDDYYVCLVGNMVTEEALPTYHAALNSFVGYDCPSSATAWARWSRGWTAEENRHGDLLNRYLYLSGRVDVRRVEQTIHHLINAGMRLASDKCPYRGFIYTAFQERATFISHGNTARRAKELGDTNLARICGAIAADEKRHEAAYTRVVDKLFELTPDAAVRALEYMMRERILMPAYYMFDGQDHNLFRHYAAVAQRLGVYTTADYADLVNFFVDRWAVAELSVGLTAEGRRAQDYVCRLPERVRKMDQLDAQRRPQPRRVPFAWVFDRQVELLL; encoded by the coding sequence atgatgatgatggtcacGACGGTGGTCTGCTGTGTAAGTGGAGTCGCGCCGTCATCATGGAAGAAACGGACACCGCCGCCAGCTGCCGTCGCCTTCCGCCGGCGTATGATCATCAGTTGTGTAACGGCCACCTGCAGTAGCAGCAGGCGCGAGAAGGTGGCGACGCCGGCCGAGGTGCTGAGGTCGCTTGAGGGGTGGGCGGAGTCCAACATCCTGCCGCTGCTGAAGCCGGTGGACCGGTCGTGGCAGCCGCACGACCTGCTGCCGGACTCGGCGTCGCCGGGGTTCCGCGAGGCGGTGGACGAGCTGCGGGCGCGCGCGCGGGAGATTCCCGACGACTACTACGTGTGCCTGGTGGGCAACATGGTGACGGAGGAGGCCCTCCCCACGTACCACGCCGCCCTCAACAGCTTCGTCGGCTACGACTGCCCCTCCAGCGCCACCGCCTGGGCGCGCTGGTCCCGCGGCTGGACGGCCGAGGAGAACCGGCACGGCGACCTCCTCAACCGCTACCTCTACCTCTCCGGCCGCGTCGACGTGCGCCGCGTGGAGCAGACTATCCACCACCTCATCAACGCAGGCATGCGGCTGGCGTCCGACAAGTGCCCGTACCGCGGTTTCATCTACACGGCCTTCCAGGAGCGCGCCACCTTCATCTCGCACGGCAACACGGCGAGGCGCGCCAAGGAGCTAGGCGACACCAACCTGGCCAGGATCTGCGGCGCCATCGCCGCCGATGAGAAGCGCCACGAGGCCGCCTACACCAGGGTGGTGGACAAGCTGTTCGAGCTGACTCCGGACGCCGCCGTGCGCGCCCTCGAGTACATGATGAGGGAGAGGATCCTCATGCCGGCCTACTACATGTTCGACGGCCAGGACCACAACCTCTTCCGCCACTACGCCGCCGTCGCGCAGAGGCTCGGCGTCTACACCACCGCCGACTACGCCGACCTCGTCAACTTCTTCGTCGACAGATGGGCCGTGGCAGAGCTCTCCGTCGGCTTGACCGCCGAGGGGAGGCGGGCGCAGGACTACGTCTGCCGCCTGCCGGAGAGGGTGCGCAAGATGGATCAGCTGGACGCGCAACGGCGGCCCCAGCCTAGACGGGTGCCCTTCGCTTGGGTATTCGACAGACAGGTGGAGCTGCTGCTCTGA